The genome window CAACGGAAGTAGCCGAAATGCCAGCGCAATCGGCTATTTGGTGGTCATCTGGTACACGCGGTTCCAGTTTGGCGGCGGGGGATTTTTGGCAAATTCCTGCACGCGTTTGAGATACAGGCTGGATGGGCCGTCATCGGGCATGAGGCGCAGGCATTTGCGAAACGCGGATTCGGCGTTTTCCCACTCGCGCTCCTCGTAATATCGAATGCCGTGGTGATACAGCGGCAAAATGCTTTCCAGCAAATTTGGTAGTTTGTCGCCTTTTTTGGCAATCAATTCGTAAACGTTGACGGGTTTGCTTTTGCCTTTCACAATCAACCGGTCGAGCGGGCGCGTGATCATCATATCTTTCACAAAATGGTAGGTTGCCTCGCTGATCATAATGCCGGTGCCGAATGTTTTGTTCGCGCTTTCCAACCGCGCAGCGAGGTTCACTTCATCGCCGATGACCGTGTAGTTGAATTTTTTGGGCGATCCCATATTCCCCACAATCATCGTTCCGGTGCTGATGCCGATGCGCGTGGCGACTGTCGGGCGTCCGGTGCGCAACCACTCGTGGGATAATTCTTTCAATCGTTTTTGCATTTCCAGCGCGGCAAGGCAGCCTTTTGTGGCATGATCCGGGTAGTGAAGCGGCGCGCCAAATTCCGCCATAATCGCATCGCCAATATATTTGTCAATTGTGCCGTCCAATTTTAGCACAATCTCGGACATTTCGGTGAGGTAATCATTGAGCAGCCGCACCAGTTCGCGGTGTCCGAGCGTTTCGGCGATGGTCGTAAAATTGGCGATGTCCGTAAACATCACGGTGATCACCCGTTCTTCGCCGCCGAGCACCAGTTTTTCAGGGTTTCGCTCCAGTTCCTTCACCAATTTTGGCGAAACGTAGTGACCGAATGCATCAGTCACCCGCCGGCGCTCCCGCTGTTCCACATAATAGCTGTAAACCGTTACACTGCCAAAAGTTAGCGCAAGTGCAAATACCGGAAAAACCATCTCCATCACCACCTGCATTTTCACAAACAGCAGAAAAACGGCGGTAATGTAAACGACAACTATCGCACCGGCGGCAATTGCAGATTTGATCGCCGAAAAGCGCAAACTGAGTGCAGTAATTACGGCAATCAGCAATAGCACCAACAGCAATGTCAGCAGTGGCGAAACTTTTTGATAATATTGTTGGGACAAAATGGTGTTTACCGCATTTGCCAAAATTTCGGCACCGGGCGTTTCCGCGGATTGTCCGTCCGCGTTCAAAAACGGGGTGGGAAAATTATCGTGCAGTTCCGCAACCGTGGAACCGATGATCACAATTTTGTTGTTGAATACGCCTTCCGGCAATAACGTTTCGTTAAAATAATTGAGGTCGTATTCCTCACCCAAATCCAACCGCTCATCATCAATTACCGATGCAAATGAGTATTGCGGAAAAGACGCGCGCGGTCCGGCAAAGTTGATCAAAATGGTTGCGGCATCGTAAAATGGAACCATAAAATCACCGAAATCAAGACCTTTGGCGCTGATTTCCGGGGTCAAATCCTGGCTGTAATCGCGGTATTTGCGGATCAATTCCAGTGAAAAAGAGGTCAGCCAATTGTCCTGATACCGCTGAACAACCGGATACCGGCGATAAATACCGTCGGGATCTGTTTCTACAGAAACAAGTCCAAGCCGGTCATTTGCGGCATTTTTGAGAATGTCGATGGGATCAACAAGATATGCATAGGTATTTTGGCGGCTGTGTCGCTCCAATTTGTGGGCTAATACAACGCGACCGGAAAGCTGCAACTGTTCCGCGAGCAGCGAATCACTTTTGGCATTTTGGGTATCCGGACGATCCAGAATGACGTCGATGCCGATCACACGGGCACCGGCTTTGGTGAGGTTTTCGATGGCGCGTGCGTAATACCAACGCGGCCAGGGCCAGCGATCCGGCAATGCTTCAAACGATTCATCATCGATCGTAACCAGCACAACCGGGGAATCCGTTACCGGCTGTTTGCCGCGAAGCAAAAATCGCCAGTCTAACGTGGTAAATTCCAACGATTCGAGCGCAGGTGTGGCTTTGCTAAAAAAAAGCGACAGCACAAATGCGGCAACGGCAATCAGGATAACGACGGTGCTTTTCTTCATAGACCAAAGTGCCAAATAACAGTTGACAGAAAGCGGCTAAAGCAAATATTAGCAAATGCTTAGCCGCCGTTTTTCAATTACAGATTGATATCGTAACGTGCGGTCAGCAGATAATCGCGGAAATCGCGATCACCGGAATAGCTGATCCAATCGCCATTGAGTGAGAGCCGACCAAAATCGGGCAGCGAAAAGATAATCCGTGCGTTCACGAACGAACGGTTGTAATCAAAATTATTGTTGATAAAGCTGGCTCCTGTCGGATCTGTGGGGTCCAGTGTTGAGATATCCGTATTTACCAAACCGTAACGCCCGTTGAGCGCCAACACCAAATCACCCTGCGGATCGAACACGCCGTTAAACGTATATTCCAGCCCGCCGCCAAACGAATTCAGCGAAAGCTCGCTGCTGTTCACATTTGCCGCTGTATTTTCGTTCTGTTGGAAATTGAATTCCAACCGGCTTTTCAGCGGGATGGCGTAACGGGTTTGCAGCAAAAATGAAAATGTATTGGAAAGGTTATCCAACCCGGAAGCTGTTTCGTCGGTGCGGTTGTAATTGAGCACATTCAGGGTAAAATTGTGGCGCAAACCAGTAAACAAAAAGCCGTAGCTAGTTGAAAACTGGATGGTATTTGTGGAATTATCTTCCGCCAAAGCCAGCGAGCTGCTTGCATCTAAACCATTGTTTCGTTTGTAGTTACTGTAGCCAAATGTCAGTGACGGAAAATTCTGCAACGGGAAATACGACACGTTGAAAGACATCGTGCGATTATCGGTTGTCGCCGGTTTCACATTGCCGAGATTGTTTTCGTAATCCTGATACCGCAAGTTCAGGAACAGCTGATTCTGGAACATGCGAATATTATCTGTAATGCTGATGCCTTTAGTATCGCGCAGCAAAAACGGCTGGCCGAGGCTACGAAACTGGCTATCCACCCGTTTGTAGGTTACGGCGAGATTGTTGTTCGCTACGTTCAGCCGCACCGTTCCGTGATAGGCGAACGAGGGCAAAACCACCAGATTTTCGTTAACCGTGATAAATCCGGTTACGAAATCATACAATTTTCTGTCGATATCGGTACCGAGCGCCTGCAGCGTATCATATGAAATACTTTCGCCATCGAGTATGTTCGGGTTGTAAGAACTGGCGTTGAAACTGCCTTCCACAATAAATTTGCGGTTGGGCGTTGCCAGAAATACATCCAACCCACCGGCAGCGGTTTCTTCCGGTTTGTTACCATATTTGATGGAGTTGGGATCGTCTTTTCCTTTGGTGGTAGTGATCCCAAACTGGAAGCTTTTCCGGGTGCCGAAACTCAGGCGCATCCCCGTAACTTCGCGCTCAAAAGTGCCGGGAACAATTGTCGTTACAGCAACGGAATCGCCTTCGATACCGCGAACGGTTTGCCCGGTTGTAAAATCAAAATTGATAAATTTCAAATATAGCTGCCCGTGAAATCCGCGAATAAAAATATTATTCAGCAAAAACTGGTTGAGCTGCGGATAGGTGTCACCGGCGTTCAACCGCAAAAAGCGTTCGTTCCAAAAGTTGGTTTGGGCAAATCCGCTGTAGCGATTTACCGGCTGCAAACGGCTATCTTCCTGATTGGAGAGATAAATCCGTCCGCCGAAGGTGTATTGCTCGGTGCCGGCTTCGATGCGCAATCCGGTTTTGTTGTATTCGCGTTTTTGGGTGCCATCCACCAGATTTTCGTTTCGGGTTTCCGCGAAAAAATTACCGGTAACATCAAAATTGCTGGTTTTTGGCGCGGGACCTTTGCGCGGTGTTGCGGAAAATTGCCATTCTTTTTGGGTCAGCAATCGACCGGAAAAGCTGTATAATTCCACCCGCAAGGTGTGGGAACCGGGTGGAATCCGGCGCGGCGCAAACGAGATAAAATCATCAAATTTTTGCAAAAATTCCGATCGCGACACATCGTAACTATCGAGAAAAACTTTGGTGCGTTCATGATCGATCTGGCTGCTCAGTCCAAAAAAAGATGCGGTGAGCAAAAATTCATCCGCGTAAATAATTTCGCCCGGTTCCGGCGTGATTACCACAATGCCGTCACCCGAATCGAAATCCTGATTCACGGCGATTTGCATCAATTCGCTTTCCGGGCCGTCTTCCGGATAAAACTGGAAAGCGCCGTCCGCATATTCCACTGAAAGGAAATATTCTACCATTTGCCCGGTTTGGTCGGATAAATCGACGCTGGCAAGATAGCGCAAGCCTTCCGGCAGCATCACCTGTGAGCGAAAGTTATTTTCGCCATAATTCCGGTAGTGGATGCGCACTTCGCGCAGCGGCAGGTAGCCGGTTCTGCCAACCTCAATTTCGACCTGCAGCCGTAATTTTTCATCGAGATATGGCTGTCCGGTAAAATCAATTTGCACCCGCCCGCGTGCCAACACTTGCAGCGATAGCAGGCAACCCATAATCAAAAGCCATTTCCAGGATAGTCGCTTCATATCATTCCTGACCTTCTATTTGCATTCTCATCACTCTTTTTTGCCCACTTTCATCGGTAAATTCAAATTCCAGCTGACGGATCGCGCCGGCGCCGCCGCTGAGGTCCGGCGGGATATCGCCGGTTCGCGTCAAACGTACTTCCGGCATGCTGGATCGCGATAAAACCACGGCGGTTTGCCCTTTCCGAACCAATACTTTTCCGGCCTGATTGCTCACTTCAACCGTTCCGTCTGTGGTGATGTAGCGAGTTTCGCCGGATTGGAGGCGCTGCAAAACCCAAAATTGCGTGCCCTTCACCGATGCTACAGATGTCGGTGTCGTCACCGTGAAATTTTTGGGCTGCTGGAATAAGCTGAAGAAAAACGACCCGACTTCAGAGAAAATGTTTTTCGTGATTGAGCCACCGTCGCGCTTCCCTTCGATGGTGCACACCGAGTTTTCGCGAATGCGCATCAGGCTTTTATCATCCAGAAATTTGATGGCGCAGAATGCATCTGCGCTGGTTTCCAGCTTGTCGCCGTCCTGCAAAATTTGCCCTTTTTTGGCAGCAGCACTTTTGAAACTGCTTTTCGGAGTCACCCGGACATCGCCCTTCATTTTCACGATGACAGCGATTTTTTCCGCCGCGAACAGCGGAAACAGCCCAATGAGCAGCCAAATGCCCAGCAAACCCAACGCACGTTGATAAATTGATTGTTCTCTCATTTGTTTGTCTCACTCAATCCGTAATGTTATCCGCATACTGCGAAGACGTTGATTTTCAATAATTTTTAGTAAACTTCTACTTTTTTCAATTTCAATTTGCCCGATTGAAATTGGGAAATCAGCAGCAACAATTGGTTGATTTCGACGGTGCTGCCATCCATTGTAATGGTGCCATTTGGCTCAAATCCATTTTCCAACAGCGATTGCAACGCGCCTTCGTAATCCGGTCCCAAAATCTGCCGCAAAAACGTGACAATCTGCGGGGAATAATTGATGCCCTGCACATCATCCGCTACTTTGAACCGGAAAATATCGCTTTGCAGAACAATGTTGTTCGTCGCGGTTGGAATCACCGATTCCACTTGCCAGTAATAGGTTTTGCCGTTTTCCAGCAAGCGCACGGGACCTACAACCTGCCCGGAGCTCAACACCGGGTTTGTGTCTGTGGGATATTGGATGAAACTGTTTTGATAATTTTGAATATGTAAAATCGGTTGGTGGCTGAGCACATCCTGAATATTAAAATCTTCCGGCTGCTTTTCGTACACATAAAAGTTGAAGGTAACACTACCGGGAACCGCATCTGCATACCATTGAAAATACGGAAAAATCGTGTTGATTTCTTCAATAATGCTTTCGGAAACAGAACGTCCCGGAAACTGTTGCTCGATGGATGTCGGGTTGCTGATGAACAAGGTATGATCCGGGTTATCATCACCAATGACGCTACCGTCGCTGACGAGAATTGCACTCATCAAAAAATCATATTGTCCGGCAGGTAAAAAGCCGGTATTCAAAATGGCTTCTTCCAGATTATCAACCGCATTATAATCGATATCGTTATCATCAATATCCAATTCCAGGGTTTGGCCATTCACCAGCGGAACACCCATACTTAATAATTGGCTATTTGTGACAATAACAATGCCCGGCGGTAAGTCAATTTCATTCGATTCACCGCGAACAATTTGAACCCCATTTGCCAGCACCCGCAATTCCAATTTTATGCGTAAAGTGCTTTCGGTATTGGATGTTACGGTTAGGTTAAAAAACGGGGGGATATCACCGGAATTTGTCAAATCCAGATCACCGGCGGTAAAAATAATGGCTTCCGGATTGATCAGGCTAAGATCGACCGTTACATCCGGTAACTGTGCCTGCAAGCTGCCGGATATGCCGAATAGCATGCAAAAAATCACTAAAAGTGAATACAATCGCTTCATTTTGTTTCCTTTAAAAAATGTCGGATTTCGAATGCCTTAATTGGCTTCCACGGGTTGGAGCGCCACAATCACATCCCCCACAGAAACCAGGTCGTTTTCCTGATGCAAAATCTCGCTGATTTTTCCGTCTCTCGGCGATTTAACATCATTTTCCATTTTCATTGCTTCCACGATAAACAGTGTCTGATTTTGCCGCACATCATCGCCGGTTTTCACCAGCATTTTGAGAATTTTACCGGGCATCGGTGCGGAAATTTCGTTTGCTGTTGCACCATCTCCGCTGTCTCCGGCGGCAAATCCGGGGCGGTTTGCTTCGCCGCGTTCAAAAATATAGGTTTTGCCGTCGATTGCGATAAACACGCTGTCTTTGTCGCTGGCGAAATGCGCCGTTTGGCGTCGCCCGTTCCGGATGATAGAGAAGGTATTCGCATCGATTTTCTCAAATTGCAAATCCAGCGTTGCATCTTTCACTACTGCTGAAACTTGCCCGTTCGTTTGCTCAATAATTTTTACGGGAAAATTTTCGCCGTTAAAACGAAACTGTTTTTGTTGCATAGAACCACCTGTCTGGAAAAGCACGATGCGAGGGATAAGCTATGATTTGTGTCACTTTTCGCGTGTGATCTACATAGCGATTTTGCAATCCTGTTTTTTAAAGGGTGCAAAAAAGCCTATCCCAAATCGTGTTTTTTCTTAATTTATACACTATCGGATATTTTTATTAAAATTTAATTCATTTTGGAGAAAAATTATTCATTAGCGGAACAACGACCAATCGCCCAGCAATTGCCACGGAGAAGCCGGTCGGGATGCGCCAAATCCATTCATAACATCCTGTTTTTTGGGCTGATCCGCCAATGCAGCAACCGTCGCGGCGAGCAGAACGGTATCGTCATCAACAGCGTTTTTCCATTGGGGCAAATGCTTCGCGATGAAGCCGGTATCTACATCGCCGGACACAAAAGCGGGATGAGCCAAAACCGCTTTCATAAACGGGATGCCGGTTTTCACGCCCAAAACAACGTAATCGGACAACGCGGTTTGCATTTTTTCGATGGCGAGCGTGCGGTTTTCCGCATGAACAATGAGCTTGGAGAGGATGGGATCGTAAAAGTGAGAAACGTCCACGCCGCTGTAAACGCCGGAATCGACCCGAATGCCCGGGCCCGCGGGTTCTTTCAGAAACAGCAGTTTGCCGATGGACGGGAAAAAATTATTCTCCGGATCTTCGGCGTAAATCCGGCACTCGATGGCATGCCCGGTTTGGCGCAAATCCGTTTGCGAAAACGGCAATTTTTCGCCGGCGGCAACCCTAATTTGCTGTTTTACGAGATCGATGCCGGTCACCATTTCCGTGACCGGATGCTCCACCTGAATACGCGCATTTACTTCCAAAAAATAAAAATTGAGGTTTTCGTCGAGTAAAAACTCGACTGTCCCGGCGTTGGTGTAATTCACAGCCGTCATCACGCGGCAGGCGGTTTCGCCCATTTTTTGGCGAAGCTTTTCGTCCAGCGCGGGCGATGGCGTTTCTTCGATAATTTTTTGGTGCCGCCGCTGGATGGAGCATTCCCGTTCGAACAGATGCACCACATTTCCGTGCGTATCCGCCAACACCTGAAATTCCACGTGACGCGGTTTTTCGATGAATTTTTCCATATAAACCGTATCGTTGCCGAAGGCGGATTTTGCCTCACGGCGGCTCGATTCGATAGCATCCGGCAGCGAATCCGCATCGTGCACAACCCGCATGCCTTTTCCGCCGCCACCGGCGGATGCTTTGATCATCACCGGGAAACCGATATCGGCTGCTTTTTCACGAATCCAGTCGATGGATTCCCCCTCGATTTCCACACCCGGCGTTACCGGAATTTTTGCGGCAATCATGGTTTGGCGGGCGGTCAGTTTGTCGCCGACGGCTTCCATCGCTTCTGCGGAAGGGCCGATAAATATCAATCCGGCATCGCGGCAGGCGCGGGCAAAAGTGGCATTTTCCGAAAGAAATCCATATCCCGGATGCACCGCATCGCAGCCGGTAGATTTGGCAGTTTCAACAATTTTTTCGATGTTCAGATAGCTTTCCAGCGCCGGCGGCGGACCGATCAGCACGGATTCGTCCGCAATAATCACGTGCTTGGCTTTGGCATCCGCTTCCGAATAAACGGCAACCGAGGTGATGCCCATTTCCCGGCAGGCGTTCATCACCCGAACGGCTATTTCGCCGCGATTAGCGACCAAAACTTTATTGATGGATTTCGTTTTCATGCAATTATCCCAAGCCTGATATTAAAAAATTAGGGTGCGGCTGTTAGTTTTGTGCTTAAAACCAAACGCTTCCGTTTCGACAAATTATATTTATTTAACAACGAATATTCTACTTACCGACTTCGAGCGAGGTGGTTTCCGGACGCTTTTTGTAATCGCCGCGAGCGAGCGATTTTTCCAGCCAAATATACAAAATCATGAACAGGTAACGGCTGCCCATTTCCTTTATTTTCAATTTGGAAACGCCGTGAGCGCGATTTTTCCAACTGATCGGCACGACGCTGTAATTGTAACCGCGCACGATTGCTTTCAGCGGCAACTCCACGGTGATGTTAAAATGATAGGACAAAATCGGGCGAATGCCGTCAATCGTTTCCCGGCGATAGGCTTTGAAAGCGTTAGTGGTATCATTAAACCGGATGCCGAACAGCACTTCGATAAACCAATTCGCCAGGCGATTCAGCACCATTTTGTGACGCGGGTAATCGATCACTTTTCCGCCTTTGATAAACCGCGAGCCAAACACACAGTCAACACCTTTTTGCAATTCGCGGTAGTATTGCACGATATCTTCCGGCGCGTCGGAGCCATCTGCCATCACGATGGCAACGGCGTCGCCGCTGTAATTTTCCAGCCCTCTTTTGATCGCCAGACCGATGCCGTTGGGCGGCGAGTTGTTTATGTATCGGCAGGTCGGAAATTCCCGCGAAAGCAGTTGCAACACGGATTCGGTGTCATCTTTGCTGTTATCGTTCACCACCAAAACTTCATGCGGAATTTGCTCCGCGTTCAATCGCGAAACGATGTCTTTCACCGTCGCACGGATGGAGCCTTCTTCGTTATATGCCGGGATTACGAGTGATATTTTCAACTTCAAACTATTGTTATTGTTCAACTTAATACTAATGATATAAATTAAACCAGCGGATCGATCTTGCCAGGATCTTCCAGATTTTTGGCTTTCTCCCAGGCATTCAGCAAAGCTGCCTGGTTCAGATTCGCCCATTCAACGGTCAGCCCCAACGCACGGGCAGGCAATTTGCCGTATAAAACAGCAAGTGTATTCAGATCAATTAAGGCTTCATGTTCACCATAATATGCGTGAAAATGTGGTGGTGCATGATCGTCAAAATACATCCGAATAATAATGCCATAAAAGCGGCTGATTTCAGGCATTTACCGACTCTTTTGATAACTGTTTAAACAAATCTTCCGGTTTCTGGCCGGTTAATTTCAGGTAAAGCGCATCCGCACAAAGCTCTACTTCATCTGTCCAGCGTAATTCACCAAATTCACCGATAGAGACATTTTCAAAAACGGCGGTATCATCCCAAATGTTGAATACGCCTTTTTTGGCGTAGCTGCTCAAGTCAATTTCGCCGGACACACCGTCCGCATATTTCAACCAAATGACAAAATGTTTTTTTACTTTCACATCTACAATTTTTTTCATAACACAACCTCATATTTAATAACACTTTGAATATAGGTGTATTTTTACTGAAAGTCAGACTTTTTGCTGTCAATAGCGAATCAACTTACTGCCAGCGACCGCGGTTTTCCGCATACATTTCCTGCAAAATGCCGTCAACATTATATTTGAAATCCCAATCTGGAAAGTGGCTGCGGAATTTTTGCACGCTGCCGACCCACCAAATGTGATCGCCGATGCGGTTGGTTTCGCTATATGTCCAGTTCAGTTCGCGACCGGTAATTTTCTGGCACAAATCGATAGCTTCCAGCATGGAGCAATTGCTGTGGCGACTGCCGCCAACGTTGTAAACTTCCGCCACACGCGGCGACTGGTAAAAATGATAAAACGCATTCACCAAATCGTAGCTGTGAATGTTATCGCGCACCTGTTTGCCTTTGTAACCGAACACCGTGTATGGCTGTCCGGTCATCGTGCATTTCATTAAATATGCCAAAAAACCGTGCAACTGCGTGCCGGAATGGCTCGGTCCGGTGAGGCAACCGCCCCGGAAAATAGCGGTTTTCATATCGAAATAGCGACCGTATTCCTGCACCAGCACATCCGCCGCCACTTTCGATGCGCCAAACAGCGAGTGTTTGGTCTGGTCAATGCTCATATCTTCTGTAATGCCGGAAAAATACGGGTGATTCTCAGCGATTTCCCAACGTTTTTCCAGCTCCACCAACGGCAGGCGATTGGGTGTATCGCCATAAACTTTGTTGGTGGAACAGAAAATGAAAACGGCATCCGGCACGATTTGGCGGGTGTGTTCCAGCAAATTCAACGTGCCGTTGGCGTTCACCGTGAAATCCGTGAACGGGTCCTGCGCTGCCCAATCGTGCGACGGCTGCGCGGCGGTGTGAATGATCAATTTAAGATCGCTGCGATATTTGTTGAAAATGTCGCCAATCGCTGTTTCATCGCGGATATCCGCATCAAAATGGGTGTAATTTTTGAGATTCGATTTGAGTCGCTCAACATTCCAACGGGTGGAGGCTTCGTCGCCAAAAAAGAATTTTCGCATATCGTTGTCAATCCCGACAACCGAAAAACCTAACTCGTGGAAAAACTTCACCGATTCCGACCCGATCAAACCGCCGGAACCTGTTACCAAAACCACGCTCATTTGCAATGTCCCCTTTTGCAATTTCAAGTGAAAAGATAGCCTGAATCATAACAAATTTTGCCCCCAAATGCAAAAGGGAATGTGTCAACTATTCCGGTGCGATGCCGATGATCTTTTTGAACGCAACCATATTTTGATTGAAGATTTTTCCGGAATTCTACGTTTCCGGAAAAATAAGTGTTTAGAAAAAGGACTTTAAAATGAGCAAAAATAATATTTTAATCTCGCTCTGCATGATTGTTAAAAATGAAGCTGCAAATTTACCGCGTTGCCTCGGCAGCGTCAAAAATCTGGTGGATGAAATGATTGTTGTGGACACCGGATCGAGCGACGGAACGCAGGATATCGCCAAAAATGCGGGTGCAAAATTATTCACCGAACCGTGGCAGGATGATTTTTCCGCAGCCAAAAATGCGGCCATTTCCCGCGCAAACGGGCAATGGATTTTGGTGCTGGATGCTGATGAAGAATTGCTGAATCCGAACGAAATTGCCCAACCATTGCGGCAGCAATTAAGCGAAACCAACGCAGATGCGTTCCGGTTACCGGTGCGCAACCGGATGCCGGCCGGCGATTTGATGCAAATTCAGGAATTTTATCTGACGCGGCTGTTCCGCAATCGCCCGGAATTTCGCTACGAAGGGCGCATTCACGAACAAATTCGTCCGGCGATCGAGCGAAACGGCGGCAACATCGAAACCGCTGACGTGACTATTTTACATCACGGCTACGCCCAAACGGATGTTCAGGGTGGGCAAAACCGGCTGCAACGAAACATTCAATTGTTGGAAAGTGCCGTAAAATCTGATCCGCTAAATGCGTATTTAAACTATCACTTAGGATCGAGCTACAAAGATACGGGCGATTTTCAATCTGCCGAAAAACATCTGCAAATCGCTCTGGAAAACGGCAATGCGCTACCGTCGGAAATCCGGGAAAAACTGTTCGCCAAATTGTCCCAAATTGCGCTGGCAAAAAATGATTATCGCAACGCTGCGGCATTCGCCGGCGAATGTTTGGCAATCAGCCCGGACAATTTGATCGGGCTGTACAGCGGTTCGCTGGCGCTCATTTACACCGGCAACTTCGCGGACGCGCTGGACGGTTTTCAGGCAATTTCCGGACATCCGAACGCCAATCCGGCGGAGCTGCCCCAAATTCAGCAAATCATCCAATTCTGCCAGCAAAAATTGGGCAGCGCAACCTATTCACATACATAGCAAAGTTTATCTAAAATGGATTTATTTGATCAAAAAACCGTATATTCCCCACTTCAGCAATCGACAACAACAGGGGAAGAAATGCCGACGACTCACGATATCCAGAGCCGTTTATTTAAGGTAATCAACGATAATTTTGACGTTTCCCGCGGTGCGCCGCTGCCGTTGGGTGTGTCCATCAAACGCGACGGAATTAATTTT of Calditrichia bacterium contains these proteins:
- a CDS encoding glycosyltransferase, with the protein product MSKNNILISLCMIVKNEAANLPRCLGSVKNLVDEMIVVDTGSSDGTQDIAKNAGAKLFTEPWQDDFSAAKNAAISRANGQWILVLDADEELLNPNEIAQPLRQQLSETNADAFRLPVRNRMPAGDLMQIQEFYLTRLFRNRPEFRYEGRIHEQIRPAIERNGGNIETADVTILHHGYAQTDVQGGQNRLQRNIQLLESAVKSDPLNAYLNYHLGSSYKDTGDFQSAEKHLQIALENGNALPSEIREKLFAKLSQIALAKNDYRNAAAFAGECLAISPDNLIGLYSGSLALIYTGNFADALDGFQAISGHPNANPAELPQIQQIIQFCQQKLGSATYSHT